In one Lolium rigidum isolate FL_2022 chromosome 3, APGP_CSIRO_Lrig_0.1, whole genome shotgun sequence genomic region, the following are encoded:
- the LOC124702535 gene encoding probable F-actin-capping protein subunit beta isoform X1, producing MEAAMDLMRRMPPGSTETALNALLSLLPDHSLDLLSQVDLPLQVCMDMENNKEYILCEYNRDADSYRSPWSNIYEPPLEDGTVPSEEMRNLEVEANEVFSVYRDQYYEGGISSVYIWEDEDESFIACFLIKKDGQGKRGHMQIGSWDAIHVIQVAPEQEGIAHYCLNSTVMLSLTTDNRKSGTFNLSGSIRRQMSMTLAVVDGHLVNMGKMIEEMEGKLRNSLDQVLASHKFLERSRTSASTCKCIYLRTTHGCDCRSTLGRPGKWFAHFGHHQKYLT from the exons ATGGAGGCGGCGATGGATCTGATGCGGCGGATGCCGCCGGGGAGCACCGAGACGGCGCTCAACGCGCTGCTCTCCCTCCTCCCCGACCACTCCCTCGACCTCCTCTCCCAGGTCGACCTCCCGCTCCAG GTTTGCATGGATATGGAGaataacaaggaatacattctttGCGAGTACAACCGTGATGCTGATTCTTACCG ATCACCTTGGTCAAACATATATGAGCCTCCTTTAGAAGATGGGACAGTTCCCTCAGAAGAGATGAGGAATCTTGAAGTTGAGGCAAATGAGGTTTTCTCTGTCTACCGTGATCA GTACTATGAAGGTGGAATCTCCTCTGTGTACATTTGGGAGGATGAAGACGAGAGTTTCATCGCATGTTTCTTGATAAAGAAAG ATGGACAAGGAAAAAGAGGTCATATGCAGATAGGTTCATGGGACGCTATTCATGTTATCCAG GTTGCACCTGAACAGGAAGGAATAGCTCATTACTGCTTGAACAGCACTGTCATGTTATCATTGACAACAGATAACAGGAAATCTGGAACTTTCAACTTGTCTGGTTCAATTCGGCGGCAG ATGAGCATGACTCTTGCTGTGGTAGATGGGCATCTGGTTAATATGGGGAAAATGATCGAAGAAATGGAGGGCAAGCTGAGAAATTCGCTGGACCAGGTATTAGCATCACATAAATTTCTTGAAAGATCCCGAACATCTGCTTCAACTTGTAAATGCATTTATCTTCGAACAACACATGGCTGTGATTGCAGGTCTACTTTGGGAAGACCAGGGAAATGGTTTGCACACTTCGGCCACCACCAGAAGTACTTAACATGA
- the LOC124702535 gene encoding probable F-actin-capping protein subunit beta isoform X2: MEAAMDLMRRMPPGSTETALNALLSLLPDHSLDLLSQVDLPLQVCMDMENNKEYILCEYNRDADSYRSPWSNIYEPPLEDGTVPSEEMRNLEVEANEVFSVYRDQYYEGGISSVYIWEDEDESFIACFLIKKDGQGKRGHMQIGSWDAIHVIQVAPEQEGIAHYCLNSTVMLSLTTDNRKSGTFNLSGSIRRQMSMTLAVVDGHLVNMGKMIEEMEGKLRNSLDQVYFGKTREMVCTLRPPPEVLNMRIPDS, from the exons ATGGAGGCGGCGATGGATCTGATGCGGCGGATGCCGCCGGGGAGCACCGAGACGGCGCTCAACGCGCTGCTCTCCCTCCTCCCCGACCACTCCCTCGACCTCCTCTCCCAGGTCGACCTCCCGCTCCAG GTTTGCATGGATATGGAGaataacaaggaatacattctttGCGAGTACAACCGTGATGCTGATTCTTACCG ATCACCTTGGTCAAACATATATGAGCCTCCTTTAGAAGATGGGACAGTTCCCTCAGAAGAGATGAGGAATCTTGAAGTTGAGGCAAATGAGGTTTTCTCTGTCTACCGTGATCA GTACTATGAAGGTGGAATCTCCTCTGTGTACATTTGGGAGGATGAAGACGAGAGTTTCATCGCATGTTTCTTGATAAAGAAAG ATGGACAAGGAAAAAGAGGTCATATGCAGATAGGTTCATGGGACGCTATTCATGTTATCCAG GTTGCACCTGAACAGGAAGGAATAGCTCATTACTGCTTGAACAGCACTGTCATGTTATCATTGACAACAGATAACAGGAAATCTGGAACTTTCAACTTGTCTGGTTCAATTCGGCGGCAG ATGAGCATGACTCTTGCTGTGGTAGATGGGCATCTGGTTAATATGGGGAAAATGATCGAAGAAATGGAGGGCAAGCTGAGAAATTCGCTGGACCAG GTCTACTTTGGGAAGACCAGGGAAATGGTTTGCACACTTCGGCCACCACCAGAAGTACTTAACATGAGAATACCTGACAGCTGA
- the LOC124695701 gene encoding co-chaperone protein p23-1-like — protein sequence MAPAAGVLGFGEKNGDCSDCSRHPSTKWAQRSDKVYLTIELPDAKDVKLNLKPDGHFNFSAKGSDSMQYELDLELFGAVNAEESKAAVAPRTICYLVKKAESNWWPRLLKNEGKPPVFLKVDWDKWQDEDDEEAELGDDFGGMDFSKLNMGGDDRDDFEDEDEDEDDDDNVVDSANKEDEDPEAEGSKGEEAPAAAVGEAKP from the exons AAAAAAATGGGGATTGTTCCGATTGCAGCCGCCACCCGAGCACCAAGTGGGCGCAGAGGTCCGACAAGGTGTACCTGACCATCGAGCTCCCCGACGCCAAGGATGTGAAGCTCAACCTGAAGCCCGACGGCCATTTCAACTTCTCAGCCAAGGGCTCTGACAGCATGCagtatgagcttgaccttgagctCTTCGGTGCTGTCAATGCCGAG GAGAGCAAGGCAGCGGTCGCCCCGAGGACTATATGCTACCTCGTCAAGAAAGCCGAGAGCAACTGGTGGCCCAGGCTGCTTAAGAATGAAGGCAAGCCGCCTGTGTTCCTCAAGGTTGACTGGGATAAGTGGCAAGATGAGGATGATGAAGAGGCTGAGC TTGGGGATGACTTTGGTGGTATGGACTTCTCG AAGCTGaacatgggaggtgatgaccgtgaTGATTTtgaggatgaagatgaggatgaggatgacgatgataatGTGGTTGACAGTGCTAACAAAG AGGATGAAGACCCTGAAGCAGAAGGGAGCAAGGGAGAGGAAGCCCCAGCAGCCGCTGTGGGTGAAGCAAAGCCATGA